The genome window GTGAAATCTCTTATTCAACAAGTTAAAGATTTTCAACTTATTCCTAAAAACTATTTCCCTTCTACGCTTAAGCAGTTAAAAGATGACTATTCGGAATTGTGGAACCAAAAAACTCAGATTGGGCTAGTCTATGGTGGAGCAACTAAGATTAAGCAATATGTGTTTGAAGCCTCGAAACTTCCGGATATTCGGGGAGCTTCAGCATTGCTCGATCGAATTAACTTAGTTGATCTTCCAGCCTTTTTTGGTAAGGAGAAATCTATTAATGTTGAGCGATGGCTAGACAAGCCAGAAAATTTTCCTGGCTTACGGCAAGCGTTGATTCCAGAGCTAGTTATTTACTCTACTGGGGGGAATATTCTGGCATTCTGTCCAGCAGCTTATGTGAATGCTTTGGCTAACGCAATTGAAAAACGCTACACCCACGAAACTCTAACAGCAAATTCTTGTGCAGTAGGCGAAACTTTTCGTTTATTGGAAGTGAAGTTTGGCTTATTAAATGCGCAAATTGAACAAACTTTCTGGCTTGATCAGTACCTCGTAAACCAAGACAATCCAATTGTTCAAGCTTACTTTGATCAAGCAGAGGTTATAGAGCCTCAAGAAAAGTTTTGGAACCGTAAGAATTTTACTGAATTAGTTACTCAGTTAACAGCGCGATACAATCAACGTCGCAGCGGTAATAATTTTCTAAATCGCCCCAGCCGTTGTTATCCGCCGATGTTCGAAACGCATCCGTATTTACGGCGAGATGAAAGCGATCTCAGATTAGCAGTTGCAAAGGCCCAGTTAGCCGGTGAACCCCATCTTTCTGATGCCCTTGCTCGTAAAAAGATTATGGGACAGCGGGCAAAGTCTGAAGAATCAGCACGAAGAAAATGGTATAGCACTTTAGAATTTGGCTGGCAAGATGGACAGGCAAAAAAACTATGGCGAACCGGACCTTTCCAGAGTTGGGGATTCAGGTTTGAGAGATTTCTCAGGGAAACAGGAAAAGCACATGGCTACTATCGGAACCTTACAGAGCAGCAAGTAACAGGAGCAAGAACCTTACGGGAAATCGGCAATGTCAGCCGCACTAAAGGATTTGTTGCTTATATCTATGCTGATGGCAATAACATGGGGGGATATATTCAGAAATCTGTTCATGCACCTGAAGACCACCAAAAATTTAGTAAAGATGTTTTTGAAGCAGTTGGGCAATCAGTCTTCCAGGCTCTTTCACAGCAAAATCCACGCCAATTACAAGGCTTAAATGACGCGGACAATATCCATCGCAATAATAACTGGATACACCCTTTTGAAATTGTCACTATTGGTGGTGACGATGTTCTACTAATTGTTCCAGCAGACCAAGCATTAAGTATTGCCAAAACGATTGGTGAGAATTTTGAAGCACATCTCTCTGCTATTCAGTCAGAAGAGGGCAGCTTTATTTATCGTTCTGATAAAACATATAATCCCGAGAATGCCCATCGCTATCACTCTCCTGAGGAGTCAAGTAATCCAACAGGAGAAAACCAGTGCAAGCTGAGTATGTCTATTGGAGTACTCATAACAGCAGAAAATACCCCAATTTATTATGCAGAGAATCTAGTCTCGCAATTGCTTAAATCTGCTAAAAAACGAGCAAAAGATTTGAGAAACGAGGAAAGATATTTAGGGGGTACAATTGACTTCCTTATCCTCAAATCCGTAACTATGTTAAGCGATAAAATTGAGACTTTCCGTCAAGAGGGTTTAACCAAAGAAATTAAAATCCAAGAACGCACCCAAATATTAAAACAGTATGCAGGTCCCTATACGTTGCATGAAATTGGAGGTTTAGTCGATACAGTTAAAGCCCTGAAAAAGGCAGATTTTCCCCGATCACAACTCTATCAAATTCGCATTTTGCTTGATCGAGGTAAACAAACTGCTATCCTCAACTATCGATATTTTCGTACTCGTCTCAAAACTGAAAGCAATCAACGGATTCTTGAGCAAGAGTTTGAGAAACCCTGGTGCTCTGCTAAAACCAACGGTGGTAATATTGCACCCTGGATGTCGTACCAAACGGATCAAGGGACGACAGGCTACGAAACCATCTGGCGGGATTTGGTTGATCTCTATGCTTTTGTCGACGAGCTTGACAGAGGTGATCGTCCTGTTGCTACATCCAGTAACACAGCAGAGGTAAAGCCATGATTCAGTTGCAATCCCTCACTAATACTACTGAAATCTTTCCAATTACAGCCATTGTAGATTCAGCTCTTTGCGTGGGGGCAGGTGGGTCCTCTGGCTCGTTGGCAGATAAACCTATCGTTCGTAACGCTGAAAATAACTTAGTGATTCCTGCTTCCCAGATAAAAGGGCGGTTGCGGCATGAATGCGAAAAGATTGCTCGTGGGTTAGGATGGCAAATCTGTCAGACCCCAAACGCAGGGATGATGCGATTGCGTCAGGAAGAAGTAGCTGAGAATCCTTATGTTTCTCAATTCCAGAGAGATGAATATAGGGTTCCTGGTTACCCTGATACTTATCACTGTTTAATAAGTCAAATATTTGGTGATCCCACTTTGCCATCACGGATCATCCTGAACGATCTCGTTTATGAGGAAAATCCAGAGAATTTGCCTGAGGTGTTGCGTCCTGGCGTCAGCATTAATCGCCGACGTCGCACTGCTGAAGAGCAAAAGCTTTATTTTCTGGAAACCTCCCCTGCCAATGCTCAACTGCGCTTCACAGGTAAGCTGCACCTTCTACCTAGCCTTACACCTACTCGCCCTGACTATGCCAAAGCATTAATTTGGGTAGGTTTGCAACATATTCATGCTTTAGGAGGCGGCAAATCGGCTGGACTGGGTTGGCTACATTGGGAGTTGCCACCATTAGGAGCAGTCAGCATAGACGTTTGGGAATTTTTGGCGCGGGGAGGGGCAATATGAATCGAATTGAATTACGCATCAAAGCTGTATCTCCTCTGGCGATCGGTCGTCGGAAACCAGGTGGCTCCATCAGTGAAGTAGAAGATTATATTCCGGGAACAGTAATTCGGGGAGCGATCGCAGGACAAATCTTACGGGAGTCAGGACGAGGTTCTGAGGATCTAGCTACTCAAGGCGGTGATTTCGAGTCTTTATTTCTGAGTGATCAGCCGGCTATTTTCCAGAATGCTTATCCTGCTATTCTTGCCATCAAGAATCAGCCTAGAACTATTGATATCTTTTGCCTTCCAGCAACAGCCTTAAGTAGTAAGACTAATCCGGGATTCACCACAAAGAAAGGTGCTGATGGTGCATTTGACACCTTAATTGACCGTTTCTGTGCTGAATCCTACGGCTATCCCCACGATCCTTGCACCCTTAAAGGAGAGCGAGTTGATAATTTCTCTGGCTTTTACTGTCGGGTCAAGGATCGCTACTTCACTCCTTCTACTAGCAAAAGGCTGTTAACACGAGTAGGAATCAACCGTCGTCGGGCTACGGCTGAAGATGACATCCTCTACAGTATTGAAGTGCTCAATGAGTCAAAGCTTATCAAAGATGAACCTGTTGTTTACAAATCGGCAATCCTGTTACCGGATGAGCAACTGGCTGGTCATTTGCAACAATATATCCGCGATCGTGCTACTAGTTTTCGACTTGGTGGTTCTATCTCACGGGGTTTAGGAGCGGTCGAGATCATAACTGAACCACCAGCCAAGATAAAGTTTGATGTTCAAGCTCGTATTCATCAATTTAACAAGACGTTGAATGAACGTTGGGAAGGCTGGCGGCGCGTATTTAGAACACCCTTGACAGATGTTGTTACAAATCGCACCTTTTTCACTCTTAGTTTTCAAGCTGATGCTATTTTGGCTGAAAACTGGCAACGCACAATGGTTATTTCAGAAACCATGCTGAAACAGTTTGCTGGTGTTCAAGATGAATCATTACAGCTCCATGCATCTTATAGCAGCTATGACTATCGCGGAGGCTGGAATGCAGCTTGGGGTCTAATGAAGGATATCGAGCTAGTTACTAATAAGGGTTCTGTTTATCTGTTTAGTACTACTAACCCGAACGCTTGGTGGCAAGCTCTATCAAATTTGGAGCTCAAGGGTGTGGGCGAGCGTACTAGTGAA of Cyanobacteria bacterium FACHB-DQ100 contains these proteins:
- a CDS encoding CRISPR-associated protein Csm3 gives rise to the protein MIQLQSLTNTTEIFPITAIVDSALCVGAGGSSGSLADKPIVRNAENNLVIPASQIKGRLRHECEKIARGLGWQICQTPNAGMMRLRQEEVAENPYVSQFQRDEYRVPGYPDTYHCLISQIFGDPTLPSRIILNDLVYEENPENLPEVLRPGVSINRRRRTAEEQKLYFLETSPANAQLRFTGKLHLLPSLTPTRPDYAKALIWVGLQHIHALGGGKSAGLGWLHWELPPLGAVSIDVWEFLARGGAI
- the cas10 gene encoding type III-B CRISPR-associated protein Cas10/Cmr2; the encoded protein is MVNQDLTESLTDLSIGIAWCLAWGDQREPQFDITVLREMRQALKDKRHNDIPRDVKSLIQQVKDFQLIPKNYFPSTLKQLKDDYSELWNQKTQIGLVYGGATKIKQYVFEASKLPDIRGASALLDRINLVDLPAFFGKEKSINVERWLDKPENFPGLRQALIPELVIYSTGGNILAFCPAAYVNALANAIEKRYTHETLTANSCAVGETFRLLEVKFGLLNAQIEQTFWLDQYLVNQDNPIVQAYFDQAEVIEPQEKFWNRKNFTELVTQLTARYNQRRSGNNFLNRPSRCYPPMFETHPYLRRDESDLRLAVAKAQLAGEPHLSDALARKKIMGQRAKSEESARRKWYSTLEFGWQDGQAKKLWRTGPFQSWGFRFERFLRETGKAHGYYRNLTEQQVTGARTLREIGNVSRTKGFVAYIYADGNNMGGYIQKSVHAPEDHQKFSKDVFEAVGQSVFQALSQQNPRQLQGLNDADNIHRNNNWIHPFEIVTIGGDDVLLIVPADQALSIAKTIGENFEAHLSAIQSEEGSFIYRSDKTYNPENAHRYHSPEESSNPTGENQCKLSMSIGVLITAENTPIYYAENLVSQLLKSAKKRAKDLRNEERYLGGTIDFLILKSVTMLSDKIETFRQEGLTKEIKIQERTQILKQYAGPYTLHEIGGLVDTVKALKKADFPRSQLYQIRILLDRGKQTAILNYRYFRTRLKTESNQRILEQEFEKPWCSAKTNGGNIAPWMSYQTDQGTTGYETIWRDLVDLYAFVDELDRGDRPVATSSNTAEVKP
- the csx10 gene encoding CRISPR-associated RAMP protein Csx10; amino-acid sequence: MNRIELRIKAVSPLAIGRRKPGGSISEVEDYIPGTVIRGAIAGQILRESGRGSEDLATQGGDFESLFLSDQPAIFQNAYPAILAIKNQPRTIDIFCLPATALSSKTNPGFTTKKGADGAFDTLIDRFCAESYGYPHDPCTLKGERVDNFSGFYCRVKDRYFTPSTSKRLLTRVGINRRRATAEDDILYSIEVLNESKLIKDEPVVYKSAILLPDEQLAGHLQQYIRDRATSFRLGGSISRGLGAVEIITEPPAKIKFDVQARIHQFNKTLNERWEGWRRVFRTPLTDVVTNRTFFTLSFQADAILAENWQRTMVISETMLKQFAGVQDESLQLHASYSSYDYRGGWNAAWGLMKDIELVTNKGSVYLFSTTNPNAWWQALSNLELKGVGERTSEGFGQVRVCDEFHLIFREAAK